A stretch of the Xiphias gladius isolate SHS-SW01 ecotype Sanya breed wild chromosome 21, ASM1685928v1, whole genome shotgun sequence genome encodes the following:
- the LOC120783227 gene encoding transcription factor HES-5-like, which produces MAPVAQTTPEDKPASVDNSGSNKLRKLTVEKVRRDRINRSIERLGALLNRGEPSGGQPPSRLEKADILEMAVSFLRQRALARVAPSSSRGPSRGFSRGFSQCLQETLRHLSLHAPLQPAEREEIKRFYVRQRAALQRHVSGEQGRRTVSRKRAGYRSPARSHGSLWRPW; this is translated from the exons ATGGCTCCTGTAGCTCAGACCACACCCGAGGACAAACCTGCCTCTGTGGACAACAGCGGCTCCAACAAG CTGCGGAAACTCACGGTGGAGAAGGTGAGGAGGGACCGCATCAACCGCAGCATCGAGCGGCTCGGAGCGCTTCTGAACCGGGGGGAGCCGAGCGGCGGGCAGCCCCCCTCCCGGCTGGAAAAGGCCGACATCCTGGAGATGGCCGTGAGTTTCCTGCGACAGAGAGCCCTGGCCCGCGTGGCCCCCAGCTCCTCCCGGGGCCCCTCCCGGGGCTTCTCCCGGGGCTTCTCCCAGTGTCTGCAGGAGACCCTGCGGCACCTGTCGCTGCACGCCCCGCTGCAGCCCGCGGAGAGGGAGGAGATCAAGCGCTTCTACGTGCGGCAGAGAGCCGCGCTGCAGAGGCACGTGTCCGGGGAGCAGGGCCGACGGACTGTGTCGCGCAAGCGGGCGGGCTACCGGTCACCGGCACGGTCTCACGGCTCCCTGTGGAGGCCGTGGTAG
- the LOC120783182 gene encoding LOW QUALITY PROTEIN: transcription factor HES-5-like (The sequence of the model RefSeq protein was modified relative to this genomic sequence to represent the inferred CDS: inserted 1 base in 1 codon) yields MAPTNTRDSPTSLLSTKDRHKLRKPVVEKMRRDRINSCIEQLKVLLEKEFHKQDPNAKLEKADVLEMTVVFLKQQLQPRGXTLMAAHGDGYSHCWKETLHFLSQSSLEEVTLPHLRHLHAAHGAGRNAGPAPALSVQAAGKQLSGPHRAVWRPW; encoded by the exons ATGGCTCCAACCAACACCAGAGACTCTCCCACCTCACTGCTCTCCaccaaagacagacacaaa CTGAGGAAACCGGTTGTGGAGAAGATGCGCAGAGATCGCATCAACAGCTGCATCGAGCAGCTCAAGGTCCTGCTGGAGAAGGAGTTCCACAAACAGGATCCCAACGCCAAGCTGGAGAAGGCCGACGTCCTGGAGATGACGGTGGTGTtcctgaagcagcagctgcagcctcgAG GGACGCTCATGGCGGCTCACGGTGACGGATACTCCCACTGCTGGAAGGAGACGCTGCACTTCCTGTCCCAAAGCTCCCTCGAGGAGGTGACGCTCCCGCACCTCCGGCACCTCCACGCCGCCCATGGAGCCGGCCGGAACGCCGGCCCCGCTCCGGCCCTCTCCGTCCAGGCCGCGGGGAAGCAGCTCTCCGGCCCCCACAGAGCCGTGTGGAGGCCCTGGTAG